The Macadamia integrifolia cultivar HAES 741 chromosome 3, SCU_Mint_v3, whole genome shotgun sequence genome segment AGCAGTCTGAAACCCAATTTCCTTACACAGACAATATGCAAACTGAGTTCATGAATTGCATGTAaagaataaaattgaaattcaatacatattttttggatgaatgacATTCGATTCAATATTAATTCCTTAATTCCTTTTAAACCCACTCAAGACATTTTAATCTCTCAAggacaatatttggagatcaaGGATTTGGATATCCTTCCCAACCATCTTTCTCCAGCTTCTCTGCCTTCCTCAAGACATCATCCTTCATGTCTTGTTGATATTGAATTATTCTAGCCTGTAAATCACCATCTCGAACTGCCAAAATCCTAGCTGCCAACAAAGCCGCGTTTCTCGCATTGTTTATTGCAACTGTTGCTACAGGAACACCTCTTGGCATCTGAACAATAGATAAGAGGGAGTCAAGTCCATCCAAAGAAGATGCGCGTACAGGGACACCAATAACAGGTAATGGAGTGAGTGCAGCCACCATACCAGGCAGGTGGGCTGCACCACCAGCTCCGGCAATGATAATCTGAATTCCTCGTTCTCGGGCTGACAAAGCATAAGTGTACATCATTTCAGGGGTTCGGTGTGCTGAAACTATCCTCACCTCAATTGGCACACCAAGAGAACTCAAAGTACTCGCAGCATCCCTCATGACTGGAAGATCAGAATCAGAACCCATTATAATCCCAACAAGTGGAGTGATGAAATTCTGACCTTCCAGACCTTCTTCACTCAACATGGAATTCAACCGCCTTTCCACTATGCCTAGAGATGGACCAACAATTGTAATATGGCCCATCTTTCGTTGCTTTCGCATTTCTGGCTTATCATACCAATGAACAGAAGCCCCAGGAATTCTCAATGCTCTTCCAATCAGCTGATGTGCCAAATAGAACCCTTGCTCCCCATCCTCTGCACCCAGTAAATTATACATAATGGCTGCCGGTGTCTTCATTGATGGATCACCTAGAGGAAGACCAACAACAGCACGCAAATGCTGCTCATATTGCGAAGTAAAACAAGATTCGATTGTGTGATGTCCACTATTATGAGGTCTAGGAGCTACTTCATTAAGCAAAATATGGCCATCCCTTGTCAAAAACAACTCAACTGCAAACACACCAACACCTTCTAATGAACTAACGGCCTTCTGTGCAATTTCAGTAGCCATGGCTCTTGTCATCCATGGTACCTCAGCCGGTGCCTTAACTATGTGACAAATATTATCCTGGTGAATAGTTTCAACAACAGGATAGCATGAAATAGAATTGTCTCTTCCCCTTGCCACAATAACAGCCAGCTCCTTTACAAAAGGAGCCCACTTCTCAACATATAAGCCCCGATTATACCCTCCAAGAGAAGCAATAGCAGAAGAAAGCTCCTGTCTGCTGCGAGCCACAGCATTTCCACGGCCATCATAGGCTAGCCTTTTGCTTTTAAGCATAAGAGGATAACCAAACAAGTCCCCTGCCTTCTCTAAACTTTCAAGATCATCTATCTGCATAAAATCAGGAACAGGTATTGCATTTCTAGAAAAATGAACTTTCTGGAGATATTTGTCTTGGATTATTCTGATGGTAGAAGCTTTAGGCTGGCAATCTACTCCTTGTTGCTCGAGCTTCTCTAGCGTATTTACATCAACATGTTCGATTTCCAGAGTCAAtactccacatcttttcgcaaATGCTTGAACTGTAACACTATCATTAAAGCTTCCAACCACGTGATCATATGAAGGCGCACTTGCGGGACAGTTCTCGTGTGGATCCAAAACTGCTATTTTGATGGCCATCTGAGAAGCTGCCTGACATAGCATTCGACCCAGTTGGCCTCCTCCTAGGACTCCCACAACTGTATCGGAGAGCCCATGGACTGGTAAATTACCCTTCTGGGTGGAACTGTCATGGCCTTCGGTAGATGCCTGGCATCGAATAGAAGAAGATCCAATTTCGGCCCTTCCTCTGTTGTTAACTCCCATTGGAAAACCCACTTCTTTCCTTTGATGATATGTAGGTTGAGACTGTTGAGTTGTGCACCCTGAGCCAAACACAGAATAGTTCCGGTGACCACAGAACGCCACAGAGTGACACCGGATAAGCATTTTCTGGCTGTCGCCCCCTTATTCTTCCTTGATTGCCCAAGAAAATCTAAACTCGTTAGTCGTTGATTTCCGAAACCACACTACGACACAATTCTTCTCAGACCTTGTTCATTGCTTTGTACTGCATTAGAAAATTCAAGTCTATTGTTGTTTAACTGAACCCGCATAACAAGAACAGTAACAATGAAGTGTTATGAACAAACAAAATTGGACAACAGAGacttgcagagagagagagagagagagagatgattacTTGAATTAGATACAAACCCTCGTTAGATTCGTGAGGTACAGAAAAAGGGCAGGAAGAATCACATTGCCACGAACGTTCCTGAAAGACGTTACCAGAGTTGCATCGGAGGCTCGCAGTAGCAGCACTCGGTCGGTCTGCTACTCTGACCTAGGGTTTCTGGAAGCGGTGGGCGGACGAAAGGAGACGAAGGGACGAGTTTGCCCTTTTCGTTTTTTATTATctattggaaaataaaaaataaaaaaaaaacagcgtGGCACCTGCGCCAAGAGCTTGAGGAGGTAAAATGACCATCCcaatcaaaatgaaaaaagaaaatgaaaaaatttgggtttttctttacaaaattactcataaaaagttttggttaacaaaaatacccaaaattaggtttgggtttacaaaactacccacccaaagtttcagttaaaaaaaatacccaaaatcccatttggatttacaaaattacccaaaataatgattcttcatcttccacatataattatgtattgttttattactaaaactttgagtgggtagttttgtaaacccaaactcaattttgaatatttttgttaacttaaactttaagtgggtaattttgtaaagaaaaatataattttgaatatttttgttaactgaaacttttgataaataattttataaaaagaaacccaaagtgaataatcatgtaattttcccaaaaaaaattccgCCACTATTGATACTTCTGCCCATGTTTACATCGGCTTCCCACTAGCGCAGGACCGTAATAATGCCTTCAGGGAACCcgctctctcttctttctcccctttcttgtTTTGACAAAAGACTCCCACGTCATCTCTGGGGGAATATTTTACGCAGATTATATGCGTTCCTGTAagtttataaattttttttggttgatgatCAACAAAATATATTGATAATATATTTTCGAGGATCCAGCTCCACTCCTTATTCTCGAGGAtcaaaatcctttgtttttcccatccatgtttttccttgttttgctatctgcaaAACACGACACATGGACAACAAgaagaccaacggtcaagattggataagaattattacatccggtgcgttgatcttaaagttgtccacgtgtcgcgttctacaggtagcaaaacaaggaaaaacagaggattatttcccTATTCTTGATCGCCCAGGTCTACTTGAGCAGACGACACTTGTACATGACGGATCCAACGGCTCTCAATCCTTTCTCAGAAAAAACCGTCCATCTTGAGAAGAAACCCATACCCGAGCGCCTCTCCTTACCCTCATGCGAGTTTCACTCTATTTTCTCTGTTATTCCCTCTTTTCCCACCTCGTTCATTGCTCTCCTTTCACCGCATTTTTCTCTCCAGGTAAGGTCATGACCTAATGGCGGTGAAAAGAGAAATTCATTTGGTGTAAACATATTCATTTAATTAGCCAGCGAAGAGACCACACCTCTATTCTTTGTAGTTATAACATATGTCATAACTGGTTCATAGGTGTCATCATATTCACTTAATGATCAAATTCATTAGTATTCACATTGAAACTAACATATGTTTTATGGTTTTGTTGCATGAAGAAGGGGGTTTTACCTCTGTGAAGCAAAACCAGAAACCACGCCTCTTTGGGAGagaagataatggaagaaaagagagatcgGTAGTTGGGGATTTTGGTAGGGTTGCCTTCGATTTCCGGCGTTGGAAAAACCACGCTTCTGTAGAAGGAGAAGCTCTCGGGTTTGGGCAatttgagagagaagagatcGAAAGAGAGTCTCAGTAGTCTGGGACAGGAGATCGCCAGTTGGGGATTTTTGTAGGGTCACCTTCGATCATCGGCGTCGGCAAAACATTCTATGCAACTCCTTCAGTGATCGGCTCCTCCTTCTTGTTCATTAGGTCACGACCTTTCCTGAAGAGAAATGACGGTCAAAGGTGAGCAACGAACGAGGTGGGAAGAGAAGGAATAGCAGAGAAAATGGAGTGAAACTTCTATGGGTAAGGAGAGGCGATCGGGTTTGGGTTTCTTCTGGGCAAGGATTGAGAGCCGTTGGATCCGTCATATACACGGGTCGTCTTCCCAGGTAGACCAGGCCAAGACCTCGGCAATCGAGGATAAGGAGAGGAAGCGGATCCT includes the following:
- the LOC122072792 gene encoding phosphoribosylaminoimidazole carboxylase, chloroplastic-like — its product is MLIRCHSVAFCGHRNYSVFGSGCTTQQSQPTYHQRKEVGFPMGVNNRGRAEIGSSSIRCQASTEGHDSSTQKGNLPVHGLSDTVVGVLGGGQLGRMLCQAASQMAIKIAVLDPHENCPASAPSYDHVVGSFNDSVTVQAFAKRCGVLTLEIEHVDVNTLEKLEQQGVDCQPKASTIRIIQDKYLQKVHFSRNAIPVPDFMQIDDLESLEKAGDLFGYPLMLKSKRLAYDGRGNAVARSRQELSSAIASLGGYNRGLYVEKWAPFVKELAVIVARGRDNSISCYPVVETIHQDNICHIVKAPAEVPWMTRAMATEIAQKAVSSLEGVGVFAVELFLTRDGHILLNEVAPRPHNSGHHTIESCFTSQYEQHLRAVVGLPLGDPSMKTPAAIMYNLLGAEDGEQGFYLAHQLIGRALRIPGASVHWYDKPEMRKQRKMGHITIVGPSLGIVERRLNSMLSEEGLEGQNFITPLVGIIMGSDSDLPVMRDAASTLSSLGVPIEVRIVSAHRTPEMMYTYALSARERGIQIIIAGAGGAAHLPGMVAALTPLPVIGVPVRASSLDGLDSLLSIVQMPRGVPVATVAINNARNAALLAARILAVRDGDLQARIIQYQQDMKDDVLRKAEKLEKDGWEGYPNP